The window AACAAAAGATGGATTTCATAAGACGCATCAAAAAGGAAGCGGTCAATATGAATCATCTCATCAATGACATTCTAATGATCTCCCGGCTGGAAGCAAAGGAAGCAGAGGTTTTAAAAAGCGATGTGCGCCTGTCCATTCTTTTAAACGATATCGTGGAATCCTTAAAGCCTTTGGTGGCGTCTCATGAAGTCATCATCCATGTGGACTGCAAGCCTCTTTGCATCTATGCCAATGGGCAGCAGATGAAAGAGCTTTTCGGGAATCTCATAAGCAATGCGGTAAAGTACAACAAGCCCGGTGGCCAGGTGTGGGTCACTGTGACAGAAGAGGACCGCAATGTGTTAATCCGCGTAAAGGATAATGGAATGGGCATTCCAAAAGAATCTTTAAGCCGTATTTTTGAGCGCTTTTACCGGGTGGACAAAGGGCGGAGCAAAAAGCAGGGAGGAACCGGCCTTGGACTTTCCATTGTAAAGCATATTGTAAATTTCTATCATGGGACCATTACCGTCCGCTCAGAGCTTGATGTGGGGACGGAATTTGTCGTAAAGATTCCAATTCAGGAAAAAATGTGTTAATATTGATTCAGCAAATGATAGGAGGTGTACAGATATGGGAAGTTTTATTTTAACCTGCTGTTCAACGGTAGACAGGAAGAAGGAGTTTTTTGAGCAGCGTCAGATTCCCTATGTGTGTTTTCACTATACAATGGATGGCGTTACTTATCCGGATGATTTAGGGCAGAGCATTCCCTTTCCGGAATTTTATGACCGGATCGCCAAAGGCGCAACACCGGTGACTTCACAGGTCAATGTGGAAGAATATTGTAATTTTTTTGAACCGTTTTTAAAGGAAGGCAAGGATATTCTGCACCTCACCCTTTCTTCCGGCATATCAGGAACCTATAATTCCGCATGTGTGGCCAGAGAAGAGATGAGTTCCAGATACCCGGAAAGAAAGATCATTGTTGTAGATTCCCTGGCCGCTTCTGCCGGCTATGGACTTTTGACTGAGGCAGTGGCAGACTTAAGGGACAAAGGCGTTTCCCTGGAGGAAGCCTGGGAATGGACGGAGAATAACAAATTATTTGTACATCACTGGTTTTTTTCCACCGACTTAACCAGCTTTAAGCGGGGCGGCAGGATTTCAGCTACCTCTGCAATGCTTGGAACGGTTCTTAACATCTGCCCTCTTATGAGCATTGATGACAAGGGGCATTTGATTCCAAGACAGAAGATCCGTACCAAGAAAAAGGCCATCCAGGAGATCGTAAATACCATGGAGGCCCATGCAAAGGGCGGAAGGGATTACAACGGAAAATGCTTCATTTCTTATTCCGCCTGTGAAAACGACGCCAGAGAAGTGGCCGCCCTGGTAGAAGAACGCTTCCCCGGTTTATCCGGAAATGTGGTGTTAAACAGCATTGGCGCTGTCATCGGCTCCCATACCGGACCTGGTACTGTTGCACTGTTTTTCTGGGGCGATAAACGAATGGATTAGACCAGGAAAAGAATCAATTAAAGGTTTTATCCCGGAGAGGGTTTTCCTAATTATTAGGATGTTCTCCGGGATTTTCTTTTACATAAATGACAAAATGTGATAAGATAAAGGCTGATTGCAGAAAAAAGGAGAGCTCTTATGAAGGGAAAAAATTCGGCACATGTGGCAGCGTTGTACGGGATGCTGATTGCACTGGCGTTTGTGCTCAGCTTTGTAGAAACCCTCATCCCCATTTCCCTTGGGATACCGGGAGTAAAGCTGGGACTCGCCAATCTGGTCACGGTTGTGGGGCTCTATACGGTCGGAGCAGGCGGTACGGTTATCATCTCGCTTTTGCGGATCGTTCTCACCGGCTTCACCTTTGGGAACCTGTTTGCCATGCTCTACAGCCTGGGAGGCTGGAGCTTAAGCCTTCTTATCATGGTCCTTTGCAGGAAGAAAAACTGGATCGGCACAACGGGCATCAGTATTCTGGGAGGTGTGGGACATAACATCGGACAAGTCTGCGTGGCCGCCCTTGTGGTCAAGCAGGCCGGAGTGTTCTTTTATCTCCCCATGCTTCTGATCTCCGGTACGGCCGCAGGACTTGTCATAGGGATTCTGGGAGGCATGATCATAAACCGGATCAGTGGTTTTATAAAAAAAATGCAGTAAAAACAAAATAAATCGTATTGTTTTGCAGCTTTGGGAAAGGTATAATGAGATAGAATATACGGAGAAAAAGAAACCAGGAGGGATACCACAATGATTGATGAGGCAATTAAGAAACTGGTGCAGTATGGACTTAACACAGGCTTGATCGAGGAAGAGGACCGGTTTTATGCCCTTAACCAGATCCTTGACGTGATGATGATGGACGAGTATGAGGAACAGCCGGGAGAATGCGGGGAAATAGAGCTGGAAGCTGTTTTGAAGGAATTGCTTGATTATGCCTGCCAGACCGGAATCATAGAGGAAGACAGTGTTACATACCGGGATTTATTTGATACAAAGCTGATGAACTGCCTGATGCCAAGACCCAGCGAAATAGGAAAGACGTTCTGGGAGCTGTACCAAAGCCAGTCCCCCCAGGCAGCGACCGGATATTATTATAAGCTGAGCCAGGATTCCGATTATATCAGACGGTACCGGATCAAAAAGGATATGCGTTGGGTGACCCCTACCAAATACGGAGAACTGGACATTACGGTAAACTTATCAAAGCCTGAGAAGGATCCGAAGGCCATTGCAGCGGCAAAGCATGCAAAACAAAGCGGTTATCCCAAATGCCAGCTTTGCATGGAGAATGAGGGCTATGCAGGAAGGACAAACCATCCTGCCAGAAATAACCACAGGATCATCCGTCTTGAGATCAACAACAGCCAGTGGGGCTTTCAGTATTCCCCCTACGTTTACTATAATGAACACTGCATCGTTTTCAACGGACAGCATATTCCCATGAAGATAGAGAGAGAGACCTTTGTAAAACTGTTTGATTTTGTAAAACTGTTTCCTCATTATTTTCTTGGCTCCAATGCGGATCTGCCCATTGTAGGAGGTTCCATTCTTTCCCATGACCATTTTCAGGGAGGAAATTATGATTTTGCCATGGCAAAGGCTCCAATGGAGAGCTGTTTCCGGATAGAAGGCTTCGACAATGTGGAAGCCGGAATCGTGAAATGGCCCATGTCCGTACTGCGTACCAGAAGCAAAAATCCAGAAGATTTAATCGCACTTGGAACAAAGGTTCTTAATGCCTGGAGGGCTTATACGGACGAGGAATTCTTTGTCTTTGCTGAAACAGACGGAGAGCCTCACAACACCATTACCCCCATTGCCAGAATGCGGGATGGCGTATATGAGCTGGACCTGGTTTTAAGAAACAATATCACCACGGAAGAATTTCCTCTTGGCGTTTACCATCCCCATCAGGAGCTTCATCACATTAAGAAGGAAAATATCGGCTTAATTGAGGTCATGGGATTGGCGGTTCTGCCTTCCAGGCTGAAGGAAGAGCTGAATCTCCTGGCTGAATGTATTGTGGAAGGAAAGAACATAAGAGAACAGGAAGCCATTGAAAAACACGCGGACTGGGCGGAGGCTTTTTTAAAAAATTATGAAGCAGTGACAAAGGAAAATGTGGAGGATATTTTAAAGAAGGAAGTTGGTCTGGTATTTGAACGGGTGTTGGAGGATTCCGGCGTTTATAAATGTGATGAGCTTGGACGGAAGGGATTTGCACGGTTCCTTGCAGACGTGGGATTTACCCCTTGTTCACAATAGAAAGACTGTGAGAATATCAGATGGATTGGTGTTTGTAATTACCGCCTCTTTGAGGTATATTCGAGTGGGAGTGAAAGGAAGTTTTAAATTCATTCCATAAACATACGGAACCGGCTAAAAGGAGCCGGAGGGGGACAGACAAACAGCCATGAAGCAGTTAGAAAACAAAACACT of the Lacrimispora indolis DSM 755 genome contains:
- a CDS encoding DegV family protein; its protein translation is MGSFILTCCSTVDRKKEFFEQRQIPYVCFHYTMDGVTYPDDLGQSIPFPEFYDRIAKGATPVTSQVNVEEYCNFFEPFLKEGKDILHLTLSSGISGTYNSACVAREEMSSRYPERKIIVVDSLAASAGYGLLTEAVADLRDKGVSLEEAWEWTENNKLFVHHWFFSTDLTSFKRGGRISATSAMLGTVLNICPLMSIDDKGHLIPRQKIRTKKKAIQEIVNTMEAHAKGGRDYNGKCFISYSACENDAREVAALVEERFPGLSGNVVLNSIGAVIGSHTGPGTVALFFWGDKRMD
- a CDS encoding Gx transporter family protein; translated protein: MKGKNSAHVAALYGMLIALAFVLSFVETLIPISLGIPGVKLGLANLVTVVGLYTVGAGGTVIISLLRIVLTGFTFGNLFAMLYSLGGWSLSLLIMVLCRKKNWIGTTGISILGGVGHNIGQVCVAALVVKQAGVFFYLPMLLISGTAAGLVIGILGGMIINRISGFIKKMQ
- the galT gene encoding UDP-glucose--hexose-1-phosphate uridylyltransferase, which encodes MIDEAIKKLVQYGLNTGLIEEEDRFYALNQILDVMMMDEYEEQPGECGEIELEAVLKELLDYACQTGIIEEDSVTYRDLFDTKLMNCLMPRPSEIGKTFWELYQSQSPQAATGYYYKLSQDSDYIRRYRIKKDMRWVTPTKYGELDITVNLSKPEKDPKAIAAAKHAKQSGYPKCQLCMENEGYAGRTNHPARNNHRIIRLEINNSQWGFQYSPYVYYNEHCIVFNGQHIPMKIERETFVKLFDFVKLFPHYFLGSNADLPIVGGSILSHDHFQGGNYDFAMAKAPMESCFRIEGFDNVEAGIVKWPMSVLRTRSKNPEDLIALGTKVLNAWRAYTDEEFFVFAETDGEPHNTITPIARMRDGVYELDLVLRNNITTEEFPLGVYHPHQELHHIKKENIGLIEVMGLAVLPSRLKEELNLLAECIVEGKNIREQEAIEKHADWAEAFLKNYEAVTKENVEDILKKEVGLVFERVLEDSGVYKCDELGRKGFARFLADVGFTPCSQ